TGATGCCCTTGAGAAGCTGCTCACCGCGGTCATGAAACGTCACGCTCGCCGACGTTCTTGCGAGGTCGCGGATCGTCTGAGAAACCATGATCTCGCCGGGCTCACACAGTTCACATATGCGAGACGCAATGTTCACCGCGCCGCCGTACACGTTGTTTTTCTCGTGGATGACATCGCCGGCATGGATGCCGACGTGCAGACGCAGCTCGGACTCGGCGCTCAGTGCGACGCAGCGACGAGCGGCGCCGATGGCCTGCGCGGCCGAGGTGAAGACCGCCATGAGGCCATCGCCGAGCACCTTGCCTTCGACGGGTGTACCGCCGCATTCCCAGATGGCGGCGCGCATGCGTTCGTCAAGGGCGCTGGCGGCGAGGCGAAACGCCGCATCACCCATCCGTTCTGTGAGCGAAGTGCTTCCGGCGACATCGGTGAAGAGAATGACGGCTGTACCGGACAATGCGGCTCTCGAAGATGACGGTAGGCGCAGCGGTTGCTCATCCTTGAGGAAGCGGAGAACCGCGTCGACTGCCTTTGCGTGAGTATCCAGATCGATGCACCGAGCGTCGAGCATGAGGGCAGCGGTATTGCGGGCGCCCGCGACCGTCCGTTCATTCACACCGACGGTGACCACGAGTGTGGGCGCCTGCACCTTTGGAAGATACGCCGTGACGTCGTAGCCGGCCCAGAACTGAAGGTACGCCGAGGCGACGTCTGGAGAGCAACTGGAGACGAGGGAACGGACGTTTGCTCTACGCGAATCGTTCGCCTCATGTGACCAGAGCAGCTCGCCGATCATGCGGGCAGCCATAGGCCAGCTCGCGGGAACGAGTTGGAGAAGCGCGCGCAGCGTCTCGGGCTCCCACGGGTCGGCTCCGCGAGGCAACGGCGAATTGAGGATCAGACGGCGGACGCGCGAGGGATGGGTGGCGGCGTAGGCCGTGGCAGCGGCGGTGCCATCCATGAAACCGATGAGGAAAAACTCGTCGAGCGCGAGATGGTCCACGACGGCGGCGAGATCAGACGTCTGCGCTTCGAGCGAGAAATCATGCACGCGGTCGCGCTGTGACGCACCGACCCCACGGCGGTCGTACGAGATGAGTCGAAACGTCGATCCAGGGCGCTCGTACCAGGCACCCACGGAATCCTGGAACGAAGCGTGCGCGATCGGGAACACCCAGGACGTGACCTGTATGATCGGGATGCCGGGGTGGTCGCTGAAGACCATGTAGGCGATGCGGGTGCCGTCGGCGCTGGTGCAGTAGCGCAATTCGCCATCCATCCGCATAGCTTAGATCAGGTCGAGATCGCGCCTGCCGGACGGCCACCATCCGGCGTCCGCCGGCATTTGTACGTCCAGATTCAGGAAGCCATAATGTCGCAGGCGCCGGAACACCCGGCGCGTTCGTTTCCTCGGGGAGATTGTTGTGACCACCGTCATCGGACTTACGGGAGGCATCGCCAGCGGCAAATCCGCCGTGAGCCGGATGCTCGCGGAGCGCGGGGCGCTGGTGATCGACGCCGACAGGGTGGGGCACGAGGCGTACGCGCCGGGCAGCGCGTGCCATGCGGCGGTCGTGGAGGCCTTCGGGAGCGACATCGTCGGGGCAGACGGCGAGATCGACCGCAAGGCGCTCGGCGGCAAGGTCTTCGGCGATCCGGAGCGTCGCAAGCGGCTGGAAGGCATCGTCTGGCCGTGGATGCGGACGACGATGGAGGGCCGCCTGCAGCGCCTGCGCGAAGAAAGCGTACCTGTCGTCGTGCTGGAGGCGGCGGTGCTTATCGAGGCGGACTGGGTGCCGATCGTGGACCGGGTGTGGCTCGTAACAGTGTCGCCTGACGTCGCGAAGGCGCGCATGATGAGCCGCAACGGCCTGAGCGCCGAGCAGGCGGAGCAGCGCATCGCGGCGCAACTGACGAACGACGAGCGGGCACGGCACGCGCAGGTAATCATCGAAAACAGCGGCACGCTGGAGGACCTGGAGCAGCGCGTGGCTGCGGAATGGGAGAAGCTTGCCGCGGCGGCCGGGAGGAAGGCATGACGATCAAGGGCCTGGAAGAGTCGGAGTCGGAGCACTATCGCGAGTACGCGATCGAGGAGTACCACCCGCACCAGGAGCCGTACTACGTGCCGACGGGCGACGAGGTCGACCTGTTCACGGCGGCCTTCGAGTCTCGCGTCCCGGTGCTGCTGAAGGGTCCGACCGGGTGCGGCAAGACGCGCTTCGTCGAGTACATGGCGTGGAAGCTCGGGCGGCCGCTGACGATCGTCAAGGGGGACAAGAGCCAGAACGAAGGCGCGACGCAAGCGCTGCCGCTGGTGACGGTCGCCTGTCACGAGGACCTGACGGCGAGCGACCTCGTCGGGCGGTACCTGCTGGAGGGCGAATCGACGCGCTGGATCGATGGTCCGCTGACGCGCGCGGTGAAGGCGGGCGCGATCTGCTACCTGGACGAAGTCGTCGAGGCGCGCAAAGACACGACGGTGCTGATCCACCCGTTGACGGACCACCGCCGCATGCTGCCGATCGAGAAGCGGGGGCAGCTGATCGAGGCGCGCGAGGGGTTCCTGCTGGTGATCTCGTACAACCCGGGGTACCAGAGCGCGCTCAAGGACCTGAAGCACAGCACGCGCCAGCGTTTCATTTCGCTGGAGTTCACGCATCCGCGCAAAGAGCTGGAAGCGAAGATCATCGCGCACGAGAGCGGCGTCGCCGAGGAGATCGCGAACGACCTGGCGAAGCTCGGCGAGAAGGTGCGCAACCTGCGCGAGCACGGGCTGGCGGAGGGCGTGAGCACACGGTTGCTCGTCTACACGGGCAAGCTGATCCAGAAGGGCATCCCGCCGCGTCGCGCCTGCCAGGTGGGCGTCGTGTGGGCGTTGACCGATGACGTCGACGTGCAGCGCAGCATCGAAGAAGTGGCGAGTTCGATTTTCGAGTAGCGGCGGCCGGGAAACAGCACACGGCAAACAGCAAACACGTCAGGCGACATCGATGGACGCGGGGGCCTCTTTCGGCACCGAGAGTCCGGTTACAGGCGTAATCAGAGGGAGTTGAACGTGAGGATGTTGGTTGTGCTCGCCATGCTCGCCGCCGCGATGATCGCGTGCGGGGGCGGCGACGACGATGACTACGGAAACACCGGCAGTACGGACGCTACGCCCGGGTCGACACGGGCCGCGGCGCCGACACAGGAGACGGCCATGTACTCCGCCGAACCGCCGATGACGATCGACGCCGACAAGCAGTACTTCGCGACGATCAAGACCGACGGCGGCGACATGAAGCTGGAGTTGTACCCGAAGGACGCGCCGCGGCACGTCAACAGCTTCGTGTTTCTTGCGCGCGAGGGCTTCTACGAAGGGGTGACGTTTCATCGCGTGATCCCCGGGTTCGTCGCACAGGCGGGCGACCCGACGGGCACGGGCAGCGGCGGTCCCGGATACAACGTCCCGGACGAAGTGAACGCGCGGACGTTCGAAGACGGGACGCTGGGCATGGCGAAGACGGCAGCGCCGAACTCGGCCGGCAGCCAGTGGTTCATCTGCTATGCGCCGCAGCCGGACCTGAACGGCGGCTACACGGTCTTCGGGCAGCTCGTCGAGGGGCGCGATGTATTGGACAAGATCATGCCGCGCGATCCGGCGACGGCGCGGGCACCGGGCACGGTGATCAACTCGATCGAGATCGAGGAACGGTAGTTTTTGGGAAGTCGGAGGTCGGACGCCGGAGGTCGGATGGGGGGTGATGGAACCACAGAGGCACAGAGGCGCAGAGGGTTTGATTTTTGAGCGCGGGCTTTCA
The window above is part of the Dehalococcoidia bacterium genome. Proteins encoded here:
- a CDS encoding CbbQ/NirQ/NorQ/GpvN family protein; the protein is MTIKGLEESESEHYREYAIEEYHPHQEPYYVPTGDEVDLFTAAFESRVPVLLKGPTGCGKTRFVEYMAWKLGRPLTIVKGDKSQNEGATQALPLVTVACHEDLTASDLVGRYLLEGESTRWIDGPLTRAVKAGAICYLDEVVEARKDTTVLIHPLTDHRRMLPIEKRGQLIEAREGFLLVISYNPGYQSALKDLKHSTRQRFISLEFTHPRKELEAKIIAHESGVAEEIANDLAKLGEKVRNLREHGLAEGVSTRLLVYTGKLIQKGIPPRRACQVGVVWALTDDVDVQRSIEEVASSIFE
- a CDS encoding adenylate/guanylate cyclase domain-containing protein; translation: MDGELRYCTSADGTRIAYMVFSDHPGIPIIQVTSWVFPIAHASFQDSVGAWYERPGSTFRLISYDRRGVGASQRDRVHDFSLEAQTSDLAAVVDHLALDEFFLIGFMDGTAAATAYAATHPSRVRRLILNSPLPRGADPWEPETLRALLQLVPASWPMAARMIGELLWSHEANDSRRANVRSLVSSCSPDVASAYLQFWAGYDVTAYLPKVQAPTLVVTVGVNERTVAGARNTAALMLDARCIDLDTHAKAVDAVLRFLKDEQPLRLPSSSRAALSGTAVILFTDVAGSTSLTERMGDAAFRLAASALDERMRAAIWECGGTPVEGKVLGDGLMAVFTSAAQAIGAARRCVALSAESELRLHVGIHAGDVIHEKNNVYGGAVNIASRICELCEPGEIMVSQTIRDLARTSASVTFHDRGEQLLKGITDPIRVFVVVPGD
- a CDS encoding peptidylprolyl isomerase, whose translation is MLVVLAMLAAAMIACGGGDDDDYGNTGSTDATPGSTRAAAPTQETAMYSAEPPMTIDADKQYFATIKTDGGDMKLELYPKDAPRHVNSFVFLAREGFYEGVTFHRVIPGFVAQAGDPTGTGSGGPGYNVPDEVNARTFEDGTLGMAKTAAPNSAGSQWFICYAPQPDLNGGYTVFGQLVEGRDVLDKIMPRDPATARAPGTVINSIEIEER
- the coaE gene encoding dephospho-CoA kinase (Dephospho-CoA kinase (CoaE) performs the final step in coenzyme A biosynthesis.) translates to MTTVIGLTGGIASGKSAVSRMLAERGALVIDADRVGHEAYAPGSACHAAVVEAFGSDIVGADGEIDRKALGGKVFGDPERRKRLEGIVWPWMRTTMEGRLQRLREESVPVVVLEAAVLIEADWVPIVDRVWLVTVSPDVAKARMMSRNGLSAEQAEQRIAAQLTNDERARHAQVIIENSGTLEDLEQRVAAEWEKLAAAAGRKA